A region from the Leptospira venezuelensis genome encodes:
- a CDS encoding glutathione S-transferase family protein, with product MKVYGTSVSGNCYKIKLLLHILKIPYEWIETDTRKGETKTKEFLLKNPVGKVPLLELDSGEFLSESNAILYFLAKETNFFPNDLLDQSRILQWMFFEQYSHEPYIAVNRWLIHFQNKKDDPKIPSNHTKGLDALKIMDDHLAKNRFFGSERPSIADISLFAYTHVAEEGHFPLSNFPNLNSWLRRVREIPGFIPIY from the coding sequence ATGAAGGTTTACGGTACTTCCGTTTCTGGGAATTGTTATAAAATTAAATTATTATTACATATTTTGAAAATTCCTTATGAATGGATTGAAACTGATACCAGGAAAGGTGAGACTAAAACAAAGGAATTTCTTCTTAAGAACCCAGTGGGTAAAGTCCCTCTTTTGGAGCTAGACTCTGGAGAATTTCTTTCGGAATCGAATGCCATCTTATATTTCTTAGCAAAAGAAACTAACTTCTTCCCGAACGACTTGTTGGACCAATCAAGGATTCTACAATGGATGTTTTTTGAACAGTATAGCCATGAGCCTTATATCGCAGTGAATCGTTGGCTGATACATTTTCAAAATAAAAAGGATGATCCTAAAATTCCAAGTAATCATACTAAGGGTCTTGATGCTCTTAAGATTATGGATGACCATCTTGCCAAAAATCGATTCTTCGGTTCTGAAAGACCCAGCATTGCTGATATCTCTCTCTTTGCATATACACATGTGGCGGAAGAAGGTCATTTTCCACTTTCAAATTTTCCAAACCTGAATTCTTGGTTGAGAAGGGTCAGAGAGATCCCAGGTTTTATTCCGATATACTGA
- the bla gene encoding subclass B1 metallo-beta-lactamase codes for MKYIIFLLIVFSISIHAEEPKIQVSEIRKNIYVHTSYKLLKEGYFPSNGLAIDTTEGVILIDTAWGEEQTSQLLDWVSNNLKKPVIAVIITHFHEDRAGGIEVLKKLNIPSYAGKRTISFLKEEGKSLPEKSLKDKELLLFGKTKIETFFLGAGHSKDNLVVWLPESKILFGGCLVKSIESNEIGNIKDADLMEWPKTIHRLERIFPKISILVPGHQSWGGKESLQRTLELLKVSK; via the coding sequence TCTTTTTATTAATTGTATTCTCCATTTCCATTCATGCGGAAGAGCCAAAGATTCAGGTTTCAGAGATAAGAAAAAATATCTATGTGCACACTTCTTATAAACTTCTAAAAGAAGGTTACTTTCCTTCTAACGGGCTTGCAATCGATACGACAGAAGGTGTCATTCTAATAGACACTGCTTGGGGAGAAGAGCAAACTTCTCAGCTTTTGGATTGGGTTTCCAATAATCTGAAAAAGCCTGTGATTGCTGTTATTATCACTCATTTTCATGAGGACAGAGCCGGAGGAATAGAAGTATTGAAAAAACTAAATATTCCTTCTTATGCAGGTAAACGAACTATTTCTTTTTTAAAAGAAGAAGGTAAGTCTCTTCCTGAAAAATCCTTAAAAGATAAGGAACTTCTATTGTTTGGTAAAACTAAGATAGAGACTTTCTTCCTTGGAGCAGGTCATTCTAAAGACAATTTGGTTGTATGGCTTCCAGAATCTAAAATTTTATTCGGTGGTTGTTTGGTTAAAAGTATAGAATCAAATGAGATCGGCAACATTAAAGATGCGGATCTTATGGAGTGGCCTAAAACAATTCACAGATTAGAAAGAATATTTCCGAAAATTTCTATTTTAGTTCCGGGTCATCAATCCTGGGGAGGAAAAGAAAGTCTGCAACGGACTTTAGAATTGTTAAAAGTTTCTAAGTAA